From the Theobroma cacao cultivar B97-61/B2 chromosome 2, Criollo_cocoa_genome_V2, whole genome shotgun sequence genome, one window contains:
- the LOC18610461 gene encoding E3 ubiquitin-protein ligase RDUF2, with translation MASATYRRSDLPTPSFVQVELTITFRLNFQLHYCSTDQIIDLNEEGPLSSQETLGFDLRVLRNRDQVFQILGPVLRRHHIHSSPSFDDIIDDIIQHVRRLGNLGSNKGRQVLALHTEISRTIVQHVNHEEDEDLIGRALEESASEFEASNYNMVPAKESSVKKMLKRVRVEGGDCDQKGGENIEERLVKADDCVICLEELKVGSDASQMPCSHTFHGDCIEKWLMQSHYCPVCRFEMPTE, from the coding sequence CGACTCAACTTCCAGCTCCATTATTGCTCAACAGATCAAATCATCGATCTCAACGAAGAGGGCCCTTTATCCTCCCAAGAAACTCTTGGTTTCGATCTCCGTGTTTTGAGAAACCGTGATCAGGTTTTCCAAATTCTTGGTCCCGTGCTAAGAAGACATCACATCCACAGCTCTCCCTCTTTCGATGATATCATTGATGATATCATCCAACACGTACGTAGACTCGGAAACTTGGGGTCCAACAAGGGACGTCAAGTCTTGGCTTTACACACAGAGATATCGAGAACAATTGTGCAACACGTAAACCACGAGGAAGACGAGGATTTGATCGGAAGAGCTTTAGAAGAATCAGCGTCGGAGTTTGAAGCAAGCAACTATAACATGGTTCCAGCGAAGGAGTCATCGGTGAAGAAGATGCTGAAGAGGGTTAGGGTCGAAGGTGGAGACTGTGATCAGAAGGGTGGAGAAAATATCGAGGAAAGACTCGTGAAAGCTGATGACTGCGTGATATGTTTGGAAGAACTTAAAGTTGGATCAGATGCTTCTCAGATGCCTTGTTCTCATACTTTTCATGGTGACTGCATCGAAAAGTGGTTGATGCAAAGCCACTATTGCCCTGTCTGTCGGTTTGAGATGCCTACAGAGTGA